The nucleotide window GTCAAACATTCGAGAATGGCGCTGTTGATCTAGTTAGGTTTCTAATTGTTGAGTGTGAAGTTCCTTTCTAAAAATATTCGTTTCGTTGGAAAAACCAACGCCAATGTCAAGATCGGTCTCCTTTCCTTTCTCTTTTCGGGAGCAGAGCTGAAAAACATGGGAAATTCCAATGATTCTTCGTTCATTATCATGTCGATTCCTCACAATCGCTCTTTGTGATGCTGCGGAACCATGGCAATTAGGATCTCAAGACGCAGCAACACCTATGATGCAAGGAATCATTGACTTACATCACAATATCTTTTTCTTCCTCATTCTTATTTTGGTTTTCGTATCACGGATGTTGGTTCGCGCTTTATGGCATTTGAACGAGCAAACTAATCCAATCCCACAAAGGATTGTTCATGGAACTACTATCGAAATTATTCAGACCATATTTCCAAGTGTCATTCTTTTGTTCATTGCTATACCATCGTTTGGTCTTGCGTTGCCAGTACTAATAATGGCATTAGTTGTCTTATTCGGAGTTCAAGGAATAGCCTTTCATCTTGGGAATGAGAATGTCGCGGATCTCAAAGTTCTCATCATGACCAATGCTCCTAACGAGGGTGACTTTCCCATAGACCAACCTCCCGTTGGCGGACTGCTAGACCTCCAGCAGGAAATGGCGCACGCCGCCCATCCCGAACACATTATTGAGGAGTTGACTTCCAAGGTTGAAAGAATATTTCACGAAGTAGGCACTCCTCTTCCTTTAGAGGAGGGTGAGTCTGTGCGATCGTTCACTGAAAATCATATATTGTGGAATAGTGAGGGAGGAGATACTCTTCAACAAATCTTCTCTGATTATACGGAAGCCGGGGACGCAAGCGAATTCGTCGCAACAGCCACCAATCTGGCGAAGCAGTTTTGCCGCGCCGAGCTCGGTGAACCAGATTCTCCCGACCCCGATGCGCCTGCGGAAGAGAAGGAGGCTCATTCCACAGGATCCCTTGAAAGCACAAAAGCAAATGATGGGGTGAACGAGGCAGGCCCGTCTTCTTCGAGGAAGCGTAAAAGGTGGGATGATGATTCAGGGTCCGAAGATGACGATTCGGGGGGACCCGGGGAATCTCCAGATCCAGTGGAAATCGTTTACGAAGGGGATGCACAAGGGTACAACTGGGAGGGGGATTAGGTTGGCCGCCAACTTCGCCTGCCTTTCTATCTGAGTTCTTCCCTCTTGATGCTTTCGAACGACTCCTAAATTTCACAAAatccttttttttctttcttattTGAAATCCAAATCGAAATGCCTCAACTTGATAAATTAACTTATTTCTCACAATTCTTCTGGTTATGTCTTCTCCTCTTTACTTTTTATATTCTCTTATTTAATAATAATAATGGAATACTTGGAATTAGTAGAATTCTCAAACTACGGAACCAACTGCTTTCGCACCGGGGGGGCGAGATCCGGAGCAAGGACCCTAAGAATCTAGAAGATATCTCGAGAAAAGGTTTTAGCACCGGTCTCTCATATATGTACTCCAGTTTATCCGAAGTATCCCAATGGTGTAAGACCGTCGACTATTTGGGAAAAAAGAGGAAAATCACTCTGATCTCTGATTTCAGAGAAATAAGTGGCTCATTAGGAATGGAGAGACAGATTCTCTATTTGATCTCGAAGTCCTCATATAACACTTCTTCCAGTCGGATCACTTGTTGGAAAAACATAATGCTCACACATGTTCCACATGGGAAAGGAAGCATAATATCATGAAAG belongs to Triticum urartu cultivar G1812 unplaced genomic scaffold, Tu2.1 TuUngrouped_contig_4872, whole genome shotgun sequence and includes:
- the LOC125528433 gene encoding putative ATP synthase protein YMF19 → MPQLDKLTYFSQFFWLCLLLFTFYILLFNNNNGILGISRILKLRNQLLSHRGGEIRSKDPKNLEDISRKGFSTGLSYMYSSLSEVSQWCKTVDYLGKKRKITLISDFREISGSLGMERQILYLISKSSYNTSSSRITCWKNIMLTHVPHGKGSIIS